In Salinirussus salinus, the following proteins share a genomic window:
- the rnhA gene encoding ribonuclease HI, with translation MPVIDCDPETARQRLREAGVEVQPGNTDHERWRAAYAGATAVAYDGKVVVQGGDTARLEGLVRPTSNGRAHVYFDGAARGNPGPAAVGYVVVTDGGIVAEGGETIGRATNNQAEYEALVRALSVAADHGFDEVVVRGDSELIVKQVRGEYDVNDPELREYRIQARELLAEFSEWSISHVPREINDRADQLANEALDDA, from the coding sequence GTGCCAGTCATCGACTGCGACCCCGAGACCGCTCGCCAGCGTCTCCGCGAGGCGGGCGTCGAGGTCCAGCCCGGAAACACCGACCACGAACGGTGGCGCGCGGCCTACGCCGGGGCGACCGCCGTCGCGTACGACGGCAAGGTCGTCGTTCAGGGCGGCGACACCGCGCGCCTGGAGGGGCTGGTCCGGCCCACCTCGAACGGGCGCGCGCACGTCTACTTTGACGGCGCCGCCCGCGGGAATCCCGGCCCGGCGGCCGTCGGGTACGTCGTCGTGACCGACGGCGGCATCGTCGCGGAAGGCGGCGAGACCATCGGCCGGGCCACGAACAACCAGGCGGAGTACGAGGCGCTGGTTCGGGCGCTGTCGGTCGCCGCCGACCACGGCTTCGACGAGGTGGTCGTGCGCGGGGATTCGGAGCTCATCGTGAAACAGGTGCGCGGGGAGTACGACGTCAACGACCCCGAACTCCGTGAGTATCGGATACAGGCGCGGGAACTGCTGGCGGAGTTTTCGGAGTGGTCGATTTCGCACGTACCGCGGGAGATAAACGACCGGGCGGACCAACTGGCAAACGAAGCACTCGATGACGCCTGA
- a CDS encoding DUF7108 family protein → MTPDTVPEETETRVEQLTRRARAAADEREAAAYREEREELLAEHGYTARVREEERAVLVLHPAEWVEDGTVHPDRIDDIDRGIEIPLEGPGEDAEWEVVAEHNREVVEAVREEHGAVHGANAEALAEFCNNHYAKPVEKLSADEREEFLTEYYRRNVWPTDEQKAVVEESVSLAVEAASTGQPR, encoded by the coding sequence ATGACGCCTGATACGGTCCCGGAAGAGACGGAAACGAGAGTGGAGCAACTCACGCGGCGAGCCCGCGCGGCGGCCGACGAGCGCGAGGCGGCGGCGTACCGCGAGGAGCGCGAGGAGCTGCTGGCCGAGCACGGCTACACCGCGCGGGTCCGCGAAGAGGAGCGGGCCGTGCTCGTCCTCCACCCGGCGGAGTGGGTCGAAGACGGGACAGTCCACCCCGACCGGATAGACGACATCGACCGCGGGATAGAGATCCCCCTGGAGGGACCCGGCGAGGATGCGGAGTGGGAGGTGGTCGCGGAACACAACCGCGAGGTTGTCGAGGCCGTGCGGGAGGAACACGGGGCCGTCCACGGGGCCAACGCGGAGGCGCTCGCGGAGTTCTGCAACAACCACTACGCGAAGCCGGTCGAGAAGCTCTCTGCCGACGAGCGCGAGGAGTTCCTGACGGAGTACTACCGGCGGAACGTCTGGCCGACCGACGAGCAGAAAGCGGTGGTCGAGGAGTCGGTGTCGCTGGCAGTCGAGGCGGCGTCTACCGGGCAGCCTCGATGA
- a CDS encoding PadR family transcriptional regulator, with amino-acid sequence MSEAQTVPDSPGIARELTAFQQNILTILAEEARYGLAIKRELETYYDSEVNHGRLYPNLDDLVEMGLVEKSELDKRTNQYALTEEGYQALLDQLSWTFSKVVTDEERAADLEDLIEAAR; translated from the coding sequence ATGTCAGAGGCACAAACAGTTCCCGACAGTCCCGGCATCGCGCGCGAGCTGACAGCGTTTCAGCAGAACATCCTGACGATCCTGGCCGAGGAGGCCCGGTACGGGCTCGCGATCAAGCGCGAACTCGAGACCTACTACGACTCGGAGGTAAACCACGGCCGCCTCTACCCGAACCTCGACGACCTCGTGGAGATGGGGCTGGTCGAGAAGAGCGAACTCGACAAGCGGACCAACCAGTACGCGCTGACCGAGGAGGGCTACCAGGCGCTTCTCGACCAGCTTTCCTGGACGTTCTCGAAGGTCGTCACCGACGAGGAGCGCGCGGCCGACCTGGAAGACCTCATCGAGGCTGCCCGGTAG
- a CDS encoding inorganic diphosphatase, which yields MVNLWEDLETGPNPPEEIYAVVECLKGERNKYEYDKDLPGVVLDRVLHSNVHYPSDYGFIPRSYYDDEDPFDVLVLVEDQTFPGCVIEARPVALMKMDDDGEQDDKVIAVPSEDPRWDHIEDIDDIPQQTLDEIDEFFATYKNLEEGKEVETLGWEDRAAAKEAIEHAMDLYEENF from the coding sequence ATGGTGAACCTCTGGGAAGACCTCGAGACCGGCCCGAACCCGCCCGAAGAGATCTACGCCGTCGTCGAGTGTCTGAAAGGCGAGCGCAACAAATACGAGTACGACAAGGACCTCCCCGGCGTCGTGCTGGACCGGGTACTCCACAGCAACGTCCACTACCCCTCCGACTACGGCTTCATCCCGCGGTCCTACTACGACGACGAGGACCCCTTCGACGTGCTCGTGCTGGTCGAGGACCAGACGTTCCCGGGCTGTGTCATCGAGGCCCGCCCGGTCGCGCTGATGAAGATGGACGACGACGGCGAGCAGGACGACAAGGTCATCGCCGTCCCGAGCGAGGACCCCCGCTGGGACCACATCGAGGATATCGACGACATCCCCCAGCAGACCCTCGACGAGATAGACGAGTTCTTCGCGACCTACAAGAACCTCGAGGAGGGCAAGGAAGTCGAGACGCTGGGGTGGGAAGACAGGGCGGCCGCGAAAGAGGCCATCGAGCACGCGATGGACCTCTACGAGGAGAACTTCTGA
- a CDS encoding YgaP-like transmembrane domain codes for MFEKNVGGLDRQVRFVAGAVLLAVALAGLLADAVGRPVALVALAGAAGLLFNALTQRCLLNRLLGVDTCGETC; via the coding sequence ATGTTCGAGAAGAACGTCGGCGGACTGGACAGACAGGTCCGGTTCGTCGCCGGGGCGGTGCTGTTGGCCGTGGCGCTCGCTGGTCTCCTTGCAGATGCGGTCGGGCGGCCGGTGGCCCTGGTGGCACTGGCGGGCGCTGCCGGGCTCCTGTTCAACGCGCTCACACAGCGGTGTCTGCTGAACCGGCTGCTCGGGGTCGATACTTGCGGCGAGACCTGCTGA
- a CDS encoding alkaline phosphatase family protein — MGLFDRLRGDEGPRVAFFGIDGVPFSLLDDHPGEFEHLAALAEEGSAGAIDSIVPPESSACWPSLTTGVNPGETGVYGFQDRENGSYDTYVPMGRDVQATRLWKRVTDAGRDATVMNVPVTFPPEEDVQRMVSGFLSPGIDRAAQPEELRTRLDGLDYKIDVNAKLGHADDKSDFIEDAHETLDARFEAFKHYIREDDWDLFFGVFMTTDRVNHFLFRDYAEGGEYHDDFIDFYRKVDRYLGELRGLLDDDTTMMVASDHGFTTLEWEVHLNEWLRQEGWLSYDGDDHEELDDIAEETRAYSLIPGRFYINLEGREPRGSVPEADYEAVRDELRAELEALEGPDGTPVADRVETKEEAYRGAHADIAPDLTVIPNHGFDLKAGFKGSDEVFDTGPRNGMHSFDNACLFVDDPEASVRDADLYDVAPTILSLMEVDYDRSEFDGASLV, encoded by the coding sequence ATGGGTCTGTTCGACCGACTCCGCGGCGACGAGGGCCCCCGAGTCGCCTTTTTTGGTATCGACGGCGTGCCGTTCAGTCTCCTCGACGACCACCCGGGCGAGTTCGAGCACCTCGCCGCGCTCGCCGAGGAGGGCAGCGCGGGAGCGATCGACAGTATCGTCCCGCCGGAGTCGAGCGCCTGCTGGCCGTCGCTGACGACCGGCGTCAATCCCGGCGAAACCGGCGTCTACGGCTTCCAGGACCGCGAGAACGGCTCCTACGACACGTACGTCCCGATGGGCCGTGACGTCCAGGCCACGCGCCTCTGGAAGCGGGTGACCGACGCCGGCCGGGACGCGACCGTGATGAACGTCCCCGTCACCTTCCCGCCCGAGGAGGACGTCCAGCGGATGGTCTCGGGCTTTCTCTCGCCGGGCATCGACCGGGCCGCCCAGCCCGAGGAACTCCGGACCCGACTGGACGGCCTCGACTACAAGATCGACGTCAACGCCAAGCTCGGCCACGCCGACGACAAGTCCGATTTCATCGAGGATGCCCACGAGACCCTGGATGCCCGCTTCGAGGCGTTCAAACACTACATCCGGGAGGACGACTGGGACCTCTTTTTCGGCGTCTTCATGACTACCGACCGGGTCAATCACTTCCTGTTCAGAGACTACGCGGAAGGCGGCGAGTACCACGATGACTTTATCGACTTCTACCGGAAGGTCGACCGGTATCTCGGCGAGTTGCGGGGGCTGCTCGACGACGACACGACGATGATGGTCGCCTCCGACCACGGCTTCACGACCCTGGAGTGGGAGGTCCACCTCAACGAGTGGCTCCGCCAGGAGGGGTGGCTCTCCTACGACGGCGACGACCACGAGGAACTGGACGACATCGCCGAGGAGACCCGCGCCTACTCGCTCATCCCCGGCCGCTTCTACATCAACCTCGAGGGTCGCGAACCACGGGGCAGCGTCCCCGAAGCCGACTACGAAGCGGTGCGGGACGAACTCAGGGCGGAACTCGAGGCCCTGGAGGGACCAGACGGTACCCCAGTCGCCGACCGCGTCGAGACCAAAGAAGAGGCCTACCGGGGCGCTCACGCGGACATCGCGCCGGACCTCACCGTGATCCCGAACCACGGCTTCGACCTCAAGGCCGGCTTCAAGGGCAGCGACGAGGTCTTCGACACCGGTCCGCGAAACGGGATGCACAGCTTCGATAACGCCTGTCTGTTCGTCGACGACCCCGAAGCGTCGGTCAGGGATGCGGACCTCTACGACGTCGCCCCGACGATCCTCTCGCTGATGGAGGTCGACTACGACCGCTCCGAGTTCGACGGCGCGAGCCTGGTCTGA
- a CDS encoding tubulin/FtsZ family protein — MRVALIGVGQAGGKVAQAIAEFDYEMDFCAVQSAFAVNTAEADLQSLDIDTMLIGQDRVKGHGVGGDNELGAEIMQSEATEVMDGLDGRITSQTEAVMVVAGLGGGTGSGGAPALARELGRIYDIPIYVLGVLPGRDEGGIYQANAGRSLKTVTREADAALLIDNDAWRESGESVQEGFDAINRQIAQRVGVLLASGEAVEGVGESVVDSSEIINTLREGGIASLGYATAEASEDAAENVNTITSLTRNALLTSMSLPDAVEAEAALLVIAGRPERISRKGVERARSWVEEETGSLQVRGGDFPLDSDRLAALVLLCGVERSRRVEEFMERAREASASAEGEGPTTEEMFDENLDDLF; from the coding sequence ATGAGAGTCGCCCTGATCGGTGTGGGCCAGGCCGGCGGGAAGGTGGCCCAGGCCATCGCCGAATTCGACTACGAGATGGACTTCTGCGCGGTCCAGAGCGCCTTCGCGGTCAACACCGCGGAGGCGGACCTCCAGTCGCTGGACATCGACACGATGCTCATCGGCCAGGACCGCGTGAAGGGCCACGGCGTCGGCGGCGACAACGAGCTCGGCGCCGAGATCATGCAGAGCGAGGCCACCGAGGTGATGGACGGACTCGACGGCCGGATCACCTCGCAGACGGAGGCGGTCATGGTCGTCGCCGGTCTCGGCGGCGGCACTGGAAGCGGCGGCGCACCGGCGCTGGCGCGCGAACTCGGCCGCATCTACGACATCCCGATCTACGTGCTCGGCGTCCTGCCGGGTCGCGACGAGGGGGGTATCTACCAGGCCAACGCCGGCCGCTCGCTGAAGACCGTGACCCGCGAGGCGGATGCGGCCCTCCTCATCGACAACGACGCCTGGCGGGAGAGCGGCGAGAGCGTCCAAGAGGGGTTCGACGCGATCAACCGCCAGATCGCCCAGCGAGTCGGGGTGTTGCTGGCCTCCGGCGAAGCCGTCGAGGGCGTCGGCGAGAGCGTCGTCGACTCCTCGGAGATCATCAACACCCTCCGGGAGGGTGGGATCGCCAGCCTCGGGTACGCCACCGCCGAAGCCAGCGAGGACGCCGCCGAGAACGTCAACACCATCACGAGCCTCACGCGCAACGCCCTCCTGACGAGCATGAGCCTGCCCGACGCCGTTGAGGCGGAGGCGGCGCTTCTGGTCATCGCCGGCCGGCCCGAGCGGATCTCCCGGAAGGGCGTCGAGCGCGCCCGCTCGTGGGTCGAGGAAGAGACCGGCAGCCTCCAGGTCCGCGGCGGTGACTTTCCGCTCGATAGCGACCGTCTCGCCGCGCTCGTCTTGCTCTGTGGGGTCGAGCGGTCCCGTCGGGTCGAGGAGTTCATGGAGCGGGCCCGCGAGGCCAGCGCGAGCGCCGAGGGTGAGGGGCCGACGACCGAGGAGATGTTCGACGAGAACCTCGACGACCTGTTCTGA
- a CDS encoding DUF7310 family coiled-coil domain-containing protein has product MDDQLEERVATLERAVTDGEGDPAALADAAVTAERLDDLETAAEDLEDRVAELEAATQALRGYVGEVRSVNREVEERADLALSRVEDLAGGSNTSGDTRDEPAERSPRNVGEGSRRRERCGRCGQPTDGEPGTGGESAAAAPGPRQEESPEPTGGDRPNAAALDGGSWDPGASRSPGASWAGSGPSGSREGGGQAGEGSGADGPIARLRKLL; this is encoded by the coding sequence ATGGACGACCAACTCGAAGAGCGGGTCGCCACGCTCGAACGCGCGGTCACCGACGGCGAGGGCGACCCCGCCGCGCTCGCCGACGCGGCCGTCACCGCCGAACGGCTGGATGACCTCGAGACGGCAGCCGAGGACCTGGAGGACCGGGTTGCCGAACTCGAGGCAGCGACGCAGGCGCTGCGCGGGTACGTCGGCGAGGTCCGCTCGGTGAACCGGGAGGTCGAGGAACGGGCCGACCTGGCGCTCTCCCGGGTCGAGGACCTGGCCGGCGGGTCGAACACCTCTGGCGACACCCGCGACGAACCGGCCGAACGGAGCCCGCGGAACGTCGGTGAGGGCTCACGGCGTCGCGAGCGCTGTGGCCGGTGCGGCCAGCCGACCGACGGCGAGCCGGGGACAGGTGGTGAGTCCGCAGCGGCGGCTCCCGGTCCGCGGCAGGAAGAGTCCCCGGAGCCGACCGGCGGCGACCGGCCGAACGCCGCAGCGCTCGACGGGGGGTCGTGGGACCCCGGCGCTTCCAGGAGCCCGGGAGCGTCCTGGGCCGGGAGCGGGCCCTCTGGCTCGCGGGAAGGCGGTGGGCAGGCCGGTGAGGGAAGCGGAGCGGACGGGCCCATCGCCCGGCTCCGGAAGCTGCTGTGA
- a CDS encoding DUF7311 family protein: MIRAVLAVALTAALLGVSLPVVEEAGRTHSDARVASELDRVESAARALRAGSTATARGPAARRTLTLSLPERTWAHPGLARLTVPPPGGRGSVTWRVEGGAERDRRLLGGDVVGPPGGLTLREGGSREVVLLLRPEGVVEVRRLSFITERGSTAAHGTPSVAVGRG, encoded by the coding sequence GTGATCCGGGCGGTACTCGCCGTCGCGCTCACCGCCGCGCTGCTCGGCGTCTCCCTCCCCGTCGTCGAGGAGGCGGGGCGGACCCACAGCGACGCGCGGGTGGCGAGTGAACTCGACCGGGTGGAGTCTGCGGCCCGGGCACTCCGTGCGGGGTCGACGGCCACGGCGCGCGGTCCGGCCGCCAGGCGGACGCTGACGCTCTCCCTGCCCGAGCGGACGTGGGCCCACCCCGGCCTGGCTCGGCTGACCGTGCCGCCTCCAGGGGGACGCGGCAGCGTGACGTGGCGCGTCGAGGGTGGGGCCGAGCGCGACCGGCGACTCCTCGGCGGCGACGTCGTCGGTCCGCCCGGCGGGCTCACGCTCCGGGAAGGTGGCAGCAGGGAGGTGGTGCTTCTGCTCCGCCCGGAGGGGGTGGTCGAGGTCCGGCGGCTGAGTTTTATCACCGAACGCGGGAGCACCGCGGCACATGGGACTCCGAGCGTTGCTGTCGGGCGCGGATGA
- a CDS encoding type II/IV secretion system ATPase subunit → MGLRALLSGADESGCGCRPRFEDDRLVVDADGCDGAGRLEREPDCRATAVSALAGRDADTVLTRAAGVERAYTGQAGALLVAAGRFLERVRIHDERLADRVRRDPLGAAREATGRADTTADIAAEAGLAEVAAAAGGTATALAPVEGLAVSRWRVDRSVPGAPLEERRDLETGGTVRCYRRESTWKYHLQPAGQRLDDGETATLAAAAERFAATGSERTPRAAVEAVADGVRGEAVERVAAVLAKHTRGYGLLEDLFADPAVSDVYVTAPATANPVRVVADGRAMRTNLRLTDGGINALASRFRRESGRAFSRAAPTLDAAIDVGDRQVRVAGLRPPASDGLAFAFRAHDPETWRLDDLVDNGTVPPGAAAVLSLCVERGRSLLLAGARGAGKTTMLAALLWELPADVRTVTIEDTPELPVEALQAAGRDVQALRTGADGGEIPPPEALRTALRLGDGALVVGEVRGEEASVLYEAMRVGATSEAVLGTVHGDGATAVYERVVEDLGVAPAAFGTTDLVVTLEAAPDGRRVSHIEEVTGGDRPGFEPLYAVGDGGLSSTGRIERGNSRVVAALARPGDTYGDVRARLEERTARFAKRADTADGSRPWD, encoded by the coding sequence ATGGGACTCCGAGCGTTGCTGTCGGGCGCGGATGAGTCCGGCTGTGGGTGTCGACCCCGGTTCGAGGACGACCGGCTGGTCGTCGATGCCGACGGCTGCGACGGGGCGGGCCGGCTGGAGCGTGAGCCCGACTGCCGCGCGACCGCGGTCTCCGCTCTCGCCGGGCGGGACGCCGATACGGTCCTGACGCGAGCGGCCGGCGTCGAGCGCGCGTACACCGGACAGGCGGGCGCACTCCTCGTCGCCGCTGGCCGGTTCCTCGAGCGGGTCCGGATCCACGACGAACGGCTCGCCGACCGCGTTCGGCGCGACCCGCTGGGAGCCGCCCGCGAGGCGACGGGCCGGGCGGACACCACCGCCGACATCGCCGCGGAAGCCGGGCTCGCCGAGGTCGCGGCGGCCGCCGGCGGTACGGCGACTGCGCTCGCTCCCGTCGAGGGACTCGCCGTCAGCCGCTGGCGGGTCGACCGGTCGGTCCCCGGCGCCCCCCTCGAGGAGCGGAGGGACCTGGAGACCGGCGGGACCGTCCGCTGCTACCGCCGGGAAAGTACCTGGAAGTACCACCTCCAGCCGGCCGGCCAGCGGCTCGACGACGGCGAGACCGCCACGCTCGCCGCGGCGGCGGAGCGCTTTGCCGCCACGGGCAGCGAGCGGACGCCGCGGGCGGCGGTCGAGGCAGTCGCCGACGGCGTTCGGGGCGAGGCCGTCGAGCGGGTCGCTGCCGTCCTCGCGAAACACACCCGCGGATACGGGCTGTTGGAGGACCTGTTCGCCGACCCCGCGGTGAGTGACGTCTACGTGACTGCGCCGGCGACCGCGAACCCGGTCCGGGTCGTGGCGGACGGGCGGGCCATGCGGACGAACCTCCGGCTCACCGACGGCGGCATCAACGCCCTCGCCTCGCGGTTCCGTCGGGAGAGTGGCCGGGCGTTCTCGCGGGCCGCCCCGACCCTCGACGCCGCAATCGATGTCGGCGACCGGCAGGTCCGCGTCGCCGGACTCCGGCCGCCGGCCAGCGACGGGCTGGCCTTCGCGTTCCGGGCACACGACCCGGAGACCTGGCGGCTGGACGACCTGGTCGACAACGGGACCGTCCCTCCCGGAGCCGCGGCGGTGCTCTCGCTGTGCGTCGAGCGGGGCCGGTCGCTGCTTCTCGCGGGCGCCCGCGGGGCCGGGAAGACCACGATGCTCGCCGCGCTGCTGTGGGAACTCCCGGCGGACGTTCGGACGGTGACCATCGAGGACACGCCTGAGCTGCCCGTCGAGGCGTTGCAGGCGGCCGGCCGGGACGTCCAGGCGCTCCGGACGGGGGCGGATGGCGGCGAGATACCGCCCCCGGAGGCGCTCCGGACCGCGCTCCGGCTTGGCGACGGGGCGCTCGTCGTCGGCGAGGTCCGCGGCGAGGAGGCGAGTGTCCTCTACGAGGCAATGCGCGTCGGGGCGACAAGCGAGGCGGTCCTCGGCACCGTTCACGGCGACGGCGCCACGGCCGTCTACGAGCGGGTCGTCGAGGACCTCGGCGTCGCGCCCGCGGCCTTCGGGACGACCGACCTCGTCGTGACACTCGAGGCCGCTCCCGACGGACGGCGGGTCAGCCACATCGAGGAGGTGACCGGCGGCGATCGGCCGGGGTTCGAACCGCTGTACGCCGTCGGCGACGGCGGCCTCTCGTCGACCGGCCGTATCGAGCGCGGAAACAGCCGCGTCGTCGCCGCGCTCGCACGCCCCGGAGACACCTACGGGGACGTCAGAGCTCGCCTGGAGGAGCGTACCGCGCGGTTCGCGAAGCGAGCCGACACGGCAGACGGGAGCCGACCGTGGGACTGA
- a CDS encoding type II secretion system F family protein produces MGLTGRLAGLYPLEVDPGPEFRRAVRFLGVGPRPSEMLAAGYVLSGLVTLALAGVSLLFPAGLRPAGLLAALACGLAGSAAAGWLPRLFATARRTRNLGAAPDLVARAALRMHVTPAPERAAAFAAETGESGLAASLERHVRAAGPTGDAGLESFAGEWEEWFPSLGRALALVEAAGSVPPDRRGDVLDRALDAVLEGVRTRTQEYARRITGPATALYAFGVLLPTALVALLPAARTAGLAVTPLSVAVVYDLAVPLVVVAAGAWLLAHRPVAFPPPRVTPAHPAVENAISRRTALLFGGGAAVLGWLTAARVAPGWGPPLVAVGWGVGGPLWLYFRPVRGVHERIRAAERELPDALALLGRRVAAGESIERAVEAASEDVGGPVGETLADGARRQRRLQVGVEGAFLGQRGVLGHLPSQRLRASFSMVALAGREGRPAGRALLSLSEHVGQLQRVEADARAELDSVCNTLRSTGTTFGPLVAGATVALAAGMTGGGFIGGSGMPWLGGVVGVYVILLAALLPALAVGLERGFDPSLVGHAVGRALCVAVAVYLASYAFVGGLA; encoded by the coding sequence GTGGGACTGACTGGTCGCCTGGCCGGGCTGTACCCCCTGGAGGTAGACCCGGGGCCTGAGTTCCGGCGCGCTGTCCGGTTTCTCGGCGTCGGCCCCCGGCCGTCGGAGATGCTCGCGGCGGGGTACGTCCTCTCCGGACTGGTCACGCTCGCGCTTGCGGGGGTTTCCCTCCTGTTTCCCGCGGGGTTGCGTCCCGCGGGGCTGCTGGCCGCGCTGGCCTGCGGGCTGGCGGGCTCGGCCGCCGCAGGGTGGCTCCCGCGGCTGTTCGCGACCGCCCGACGGACGCGGAACCTGGGTGCGGCCCCGGACCTCGTCGCGCGTGCGGCCCTGCGGATGCACGTCACACCGGCGCCCGAGCGAGCCGCTGCCTTCGCCGCCGAGACCGGCGAGAGCGGGCTCGCGGCGAGTCTGGAACGCCACGTTCGGGCCGCCGGGCCGACCGGCGACGCTGGACTGGAGTCGTTCGCGGGCGAGTGGGAGGAGTGGTTCCCGTCGCTGGGCCGTGCGCTCGCGCTCGTCGAGGCCGCTGGCTCGGTTCCACCCGACCGCCGCGGAGACGTCCTGGACCGTGCACTGGATGCGGTCCTGGAGGGCGTCCGGACCCGGACACAGGAGTACGCGAGACGTATCACCGGCCCGGCGACCGCGCTGTACGCCTTCGGCGTGCTGTTGCCGACGGCCCTCGTCGCGCTCCTCCCCGCTGCCCGGACTGCCGGGCTGGCGGTGACGCCGCTCTCGGTGGCCGTCGTCTACGACCTCGCCGTCCCGTTAGTGGTCGTCGCGGCCGGTGCCTGGCTTCTCGCCCACCGCCCGGTTGCGTTCCCGCCGCCGCGGGTGACGCCCGCACACCCGGCGGTAGAGAACGCCATCAGCAGACGGACTGCCCTCCTGTTCGGAGGGGGCGCGGCCGTCCTCGGCTGGCTGACCGCGGCGCGGGTCGCGCCGGGCTGGGGCCCGCCGCTGGTCGCCGTGGGCTGGGGGGTCGGAGGGCCCCTCTGGCTGTATTTCCGTCCCGTGCGGGGCGTGCACGAGCGGATCCGGGCGGCCGAGCGGGAACTCCCCGACGCGCTCGCGCTGCTGGGCCGGCGGGTGGCTGCCGGGGAGAGCATCGAGCGGGCGGTCGAGGCCGCGAGCGAGGACGTCGGCGGCCCGGTTGGAGAGACGCTGGCCGACGGTGCACGCCGCCAGCGGCGCCTCCAGGTCGGGGTCGAGGGGGCGTTTCTCGGCCAGCGAGGCGTGCTCGGACACCTCCCGAGCCAGCGGCTGCGGGCGAGCTTCTCGATGGTCGCGCTCGCGGGCCGCGAGGGACGGCCTGCCGGCCGAGCGCTCCTCTCGCTGTCCGAGCACGTCGGCCAGCTCCAGCGCGTCGAGGCGGACGCCCGGGCGGAGCTCGACAGCGTCTGCAACACGCTCCGGAGCACGGGCACCACCTTCGGGCCGCTCGTGGCCGGCGCGACCGTCGCACTCGCGGCAGGGATGACCGGCGGCGGCTTCATCGGCGGGTCGGGAATGCCGTGGCTGGGCGGTGTCGTCGGCGTCTACGTCATACTCCTCGCCGCGCTGTTGCCCGCGCTCGCGGTCGGGCTCGAGCGGGGCTTCGACCCGTCGCTCGTAGGTCACGCGGTCGGGCGCGCGCTGTGTGTGGCCGTCGCGGTCTACCTCGCGAGTTACGCGTTCGTCGGCGGCCTCGCCTGA
- a CDS encoding DUF7283 family protein, translating into MLDTAADTWYTWLGLAAASLAVGGVVAGLPTAVPPDAEAVAATVDGVAASPYDEHERVAVSADAMRLDSRGLTLRSGGGKAHAAFARRATPVGDGPLAEVLRGAPPESVYRTRESFSDALREARARESEWRPAPEGLTVRRVAWGEVDATLVG; encoded by the coding sequence ATGCTCGACACGGCAGCCGATACCTGGTACACGTGGCTCGGCCTCGCCGCCGCGAGCCTGGCGGTCGGGGGTGTCGTCGCCGGGCTACCGACGGCGGTGCCGCCGGACGCGGAAGCTGTCGCCGCGACCGTCGACGGCGTCGCGGCCAGCCCGTACGACGAACACGAGCGGGTCGCGGTGTCGGCGGACGCGATGCGACTCGACAGTCGCGGCCTGACACTCCGGTCCGGCGGCGGGAAGGCACACGCGGCGTTCGCGCGCCGTGCCACGCCGGTCGGGGACGGGCCCCTCGCCGAGGTCCTTCGCGGGGCACCGCCCGAGAGCGTCTACCGGACGCGGGAGTCGTTCTCCGACGCACTCCGGGAGGCCCGTGCCCGGGAGTCGGAGTGGCGGCCGGCGCCGGAGGGGTTGACGGTCAGACGCGTCGCCTGGGGGGAGGTCGATGCGACGCTCGTCGGGTAG
- a CDS encoding DUF7285 family protein, with amino-acid sequence MRRSSGRAGTEPLAALVAVAVVCSALSLYAGLLPGSPSTDGRAAAAERLLDRVYGRTAEIGVVHPSRLDRALQWQGRWQGKWRTNVSVESGTATWQRGPTPPADAGSVATVSRRVSVRGPLGRVRPGRLRVVVW; translated from the coding sequence ATGCGACGCTCGTCGGGTAGAGCCGGGACGGAGCCCCTGGCTGCGCTCGTCGCCGTCGCAGTCGTCTGCTCGGCCCTGAGTCTGTACGCCGGCCTGTTGCCCGGTTCCCCGTCGACGGACGGGCGGGCGGCGGCGGCCGAACGCCTCCTCGACCGCGTCTACGGACGGACCGCCGAGATCGGGGTGGTGCACCCCAGTCGGCTCGACCGCGCCCTCCAGTGGCAAGGCCGGTGGCAGGGCAAGTGGCGGACGAACGTCAGCGTCGAGAGCGGGACGGCGACCTGGCAACGCGGGCCGACCCCGCCCGCGGACGCCGGGAGCGTCGCGACCGTCTCGCGTCGTGTGAGCGTGCGAGGACCGCTCGGCCGGGTCCGTCCGGGCCGGCTCAGGGTGGTGGTGTGGTGA